A genome region from Acidimicrobiia bacterium includes the following:
- a CDS encoding HAMP domain-containing sensor histidine kinase: MRSRRDRPLLITIGTGLILLLVAGIVFSAAWGSQRITRAAAALHSADETLRSATVVRAQLALAVHMAAVDREFGTNSLEARAVSLSEAEQALGDMAAGLAGLEREGESFDLPGILGPVVTGFEEASLLIIEALADRDSVSAQLLAESSLDRSFEELMVVLVGVRDGLGVSVAASDDFLVTVGNFSRFLVAFLIPGAIILVYQRLSSRARRQAELEARLDAERRLSQAREEFIANASHELRTPLTGIHGLAMLLDDDPVVQSSEVAAEFVGMIVSESADLGRMVEDLLTTARLDAGALTYAFSDVDVPDEVSEVLQPMRRANFEATTHCAPGVIRADHLRFRQILRNLLSNARKYGGNKVWIEGRVIGRSYELVVADNGAGLTRELEERVFQRFIHQDERTAVKDSVGLGLSIVRQLAEGMSGSVSYERTDGVTRFVVTMPLAESVAAAGPFDDLISETIPT; this comes from the coding sequence GTGAGGTCCCGCCGGGACCGCCCGCTTCTCATCACGATCGGCACCGGTCTCATCCTTTTGCTGGTGGCCGGCATCGTCTTCAGTGCCGCCTGGGGTAGTCAGCGGATCACCAGGGCGGCCGCCGCCTTGCACAGTGCCGACGAGACCCTTCGATCGGCCACGGTGGTACGTGCGCAACTTGCTCTCGCCGTGCACATGGCCGCGGTCGATCGGGAGTTCGGCACGAACTCGCTCGAAGCGCGGGCGGTGTCGTTGTCGGAAGCCGAGCAGGCACTGGGGGACATGGCCGCCGGTCTGGCCGGTTTGGAGAGGGAAGGTGAGAGTTTCGATCTCCCTGGGATTTTGGGGCCGGTGGTCACAGGATTTGAGGAGGCGAGCCTTCTGATCATCGAAGCGCTGGCAGACCGGGATTCCGTTTCGGCCCAACTGCTGGCCGAGTCATCGCTGGATCGTTCGTTCGAGGAACTGATGGTGGTGCTGGTCGGCGTGCGCGATGGACTGGGCGTGAGCGTTGCAGCCTCCGACGACTTCCTGGTCACGGTTGGGAACTTCTCCAGGTTCCTGGTTGCCTTCCTCATTCCGGGCGCAATCATCCTGGTCTACCAACGGTTGTCGAGCCGCGCCCGCCGCCAGGCCGAACTCGAAGCCCGCCTCGATGCCGAACGGAGGCTCTCTCAGGCGCGTGAGGAGTTCATCGCCAACGCGTCTCACGAACTTCGCACGCCCCTCACCGGTATTCATGGACTCGCCATGCTGTTGGACGACGACCCGGTCGTGCAGTCCTCCGAGGTGGCCGCCGAGTTCGTTGGAATGATCGTGTCGGAGTCGGCCGATCTGGGTCGGATGGTGGAAGATCTTCTCACGACGGCTCGTCTCGATGCTGGTGCCCTCACCTACGCCTTCTCGGATGTCGATGTACCGGACGAGGTGAGCGAGGTCCTCCAGCCGATGCGGCGAGCGAACTTCGAGGCGACCACTCATTGCGCGCCGGGGGTCATCCGGGCCGATCACCTTCGTTTCCGCCAGATCCTCCGCAACCTGCTCTCCAATGCGCGCAAGTACGGCGGGAACAAAGTCTGGATCGAGGGTCGGGTCATCGGCCGGAGCTACGAATTGGTCGTGGCCGACAACGGTGCCGGTTTGACCAGGGAACTCGAGGAACGAGTCTTCCAGCGGTTCATTCATCAGGACGAGCGGACCGCCGTCAAGGACAGTGTCGGACTCGGGCTCTCGATTGTGCGCCAGCTCGCCGAGGGCATGTCTGGCTCCGTCTCCTATGAGCGCACCGACGGGGTCACTCGCTTTGTTGTGACGATGCCACTAGCCGAGTCGGTAGCGGCGGCAGGACCGTTTGACGATCTCATCTCAGAGACCATTCCAACATGA